In the genome of Pseudomonas protegens, one region contains:
- a CDS encoding AsmA family protein: protein MTRTRKILAWTLSGLILLLAVLVLVIAFFDWNRIKPTLNAKVSEELHRPFAINGDLSVAWQREPDEGGWRAWVPWPHVVAQDLTLGNPDWSKAPQMVSLKRVELRISPLALLLRRVSIPRIDLTEPDAALQRLADGRANWTFKFDPKDPDAEPSSWTLDIGAIGFDKGHVTLDDQTLNTQLDLQVELLGKPIPFSDIVGESEAQKVAEKGAQAQAYAFALKVKGQYHGQKLAGTGKIGGLLALQNGRQPFPLQAQAQIGDTKVELRGSLTDPLNLGALDLRLKLAGSSLGNLYPLTGVTLPDSPPYATDGRLTAKLRDPAGATFSYQDFNGKIGDSDIHGNLTYVASQPRPKLSGALVSNQLLMSDLAPLIGADSNAKQKARGGESKQPADKVLPVEEFRTERWRDMDADVEFTGKRIVHSADLPFTDLYTHLVLNDGQLSLEPLRFGVAGGKLDAQVRLNGQATPLEGRARLTARNFKLKQLFPGFEPMKTSFGELNGDADIAGRGNSVAALLGSANGDLKMLINDGAISRSLMEIAGLNVGNYVVGKMFGDKEVKINCAAADFGIKSGLATSRLFVFDTENAIIYIDGTANMASEQLDLTITPESKGLRLFSLRSPLYVQGKFSKPSAGVKAVPLVLRGAGMVALGVIAGPAAGLLALVAPSGDEPNQCAPLLQQMRSGKAPVTVKPGK from the coding sequence ATGACGCGCACCCGTAAAATTCTCGCCTGGACCCTCTCCGGTCTGATCCTGCTACTGGCCGTGCTGGTACTGGTGATTGCCTTCTTCGATTGGAACCGGATCAAGCCCACCCTCAACGCCAAGGTGTCCGAGGAGTTGCATCGGCCCTTCGCGATCAATGGCGACTTGTCGGTGGCCTGGCAGCGCGAGCCCGACGAGGGTGGCTGGCGCGCCTGGGTGCCCTGGCCTCACGTAGTGGCCCAGGACCTGACCCTGGGCAATCCGGACTGGTCCAAGGCGCCGCAGATGGTCAGCCTCAAGCGGGTCGAGCTGCGCATCTCGCCCCTGGCCCTGCTGCTGCGGCGGGTCAGCATTCCGCGTATCGATCTCACCGAGCCCGACGCCGCCCTGCAGCGGCTGGCGGACGGTCGCGCCAACTGGACCTTCAAGTTCGACCCGAAGGACCCTGACGCCGAGCCCTCCAGCTGGACGCTGGATATCGGCGCCATCGGTTTCGACAAGGGCCACGTGACCCTGGATGACCAGACCCTGAACACCCAGCTCGACCTGCAAGTGGAGTTGCTCGGCAAGCCCATCCCCTTCAGCGACATCGTCGGCGAAAGCGAAGCGCAGAAAGTCGCCGAGAAAGGCGCTCAAGCCCAGGCCTATGCCTTCGCGCTCAAGGTCAAGGGCCAGTACCACGGGCAGAAGCTCGCCGGCACCGGCAAGATCGGCGGGCTGTTGGCCCTGCAGAACGGCCGCCAGCCGTTTCCGTTACAGGCCCAGGCGCAGATCGGCGACACCAAGGTGGAGCTGCGGGGCAGCCTCACCGACCCGCTGAACCTCGGTGCCCTGGACCTGCGCCTGAAACTGGCGGGCAGCAGCCTGGGCAACCTCTACCCGCTGACCGGCGTGACCCTGCCGGACTCGCCGCCCTATGCCACCGATGGCCGCCTGACCGCCAAGCTGCGCGACCCAGCGGGCGCGACCTTCAGCTACCAGGATTTCAACGGCAAGATCGGCGACAGCGACATCCACGGCAACCTGACCTACGTCGCCAGCCAGCCGCGACCCAAGCTCAGCGGTGCGCTGGTTTCCAACCAGTTGCTGATGAGCGACCTGGCGCCGCTGATCGGTGCCGACTCCAACGCCAAGCAGAAGGCCCGGGGCGGCGAGAGCAAGCAGCCGGCGGACAAGGTGCTGCCGGTGGAAGAGTTTCGTACCGAGCGCTGGCGCGATATGGATGCCGATGTGGAGTTCACCGGCAAGCGCATCGTCCACAGCGCGGATCTGCCGTTCACCGATCTCTATACCCACCTGGTGCTCAATGACGGCCAGTTGAGCCTGGAGCCCCTGCGCTTCGGCGTGGCCGGCGGCAAGCTGGATGCCCAGGTGCGCCTCAACGGGCAGGCCACGCCGCTGGAAGGCCGGGCCAGGCTGACCGCGCGCAACTTCAAGCTCAAGCAGCTGTTCCCGGGGTTCGAACCGATGAAGACCAGCTTCGGCGAGCTCAATGGCGATGCCGACATCGCCGGGCGCGGCAACTCGGTGGCGGCCTTGCTGGGTAGCGCCAACGGTGACCTGAAGATGCTGATCAACGACGGCGCCATCAGCCGCAGCCTGATGGAAATCGCCGGACTCAACGTCGGCAACTATGTGGTCGGCAAGATGTTTGGCGACAAGGAAGTGAAGATCAATTGCGCCGCCGCCGACTTCGGCATCAAGAGTGGCCTGGCGACCTCGCGACTGTTCGTCTTCGACACCGAGAACGCCATCATCTACATCGATGGCACCGCCAACATGGCCAGCGAGCAACTGGACCTGACCATCACCCCGGAATCCAAGGGGCTGCGCCTGTTCTCCCTGCGGTCACCGCTGTATGTGCAGGGCAAGTTCAGCAAGCCCAGCGCCGGGGTCAAGGCGGTGCCGCTGGTGCTGCGCGGGGCCGGGATGGTGGCGCTGGGGGTGATCGCCGGGCCGGCGGCGGGGCTGCTGGCGCTGGTGGCGCCCAGCGGCGACGAACCCAATCAGTGCGCGCCGTTGCTGCAGCAGATGCGCTCGGGCAAGGCTCCGGTGACGGTGAAGCCGGGCAAGTAA
- a CDS encoding TetR family transcriptional regulator has translation MLPRAEQKQQTRNALMDAARHLMECGRGFGSLSLREVAKAAGIVPTGFYRHFSDMDQLGLELVSEVGQTFRETIRLVRHNEFVMGGIIDASVRIFLDVVEAKRAQFLFLAREQYGGSLPVRQAIATLRENISSDLAADLTLMPKLQHLNAADLSVMADLIVKSVFATLPDIIDPPAQALPEHLTPQAKITQQLRFIFIGLKHWQGLGSTE, from the coding sequence ATGCTGCCCCGCGCCGAACAGAAGCAACAGACCCGCAACGCCTTGATGGATGCCGCCCGGCACCTGATGGAGTGTGGTCGTGGGTTCGGCAGCCTGAGCCTGCGGGAAGTGGCCAAAGCCGCCGGCATCGTGCCCACCGGCTTCTATCGGCACTTCAGCGACATGGACCAACTGGGCCTGGAACTGGTCAGCGAGGTCGGCCAGACCTTTCGCGAAACCATCCGCCTGGTGCGTCACAACGAATTCGTCATGGGCGGCATCATCGACGCCTCGGTGCGGATCTTCCTTGATGTCGTGGAAGCCAAGCGCGCGCAGTTCCTGTTTCTGGCCCGTGAGCAATACGGCGGCTCGCTGCCGGTGCGCCAGGCCATCGCCACCCTGCGCGAGAACATCAGCTCGGACCTGGCTGCCGACCTGACCCTGATGCCCAAGCTGCAGCATCTGAATGCCGCCGACCTGAGCGTCATGGCCGACCTGATCGTCAAAAGCGTGTTCGCCACCCTGCCGGACATCATCGATCCCCCGGCCCAGGCCCTGCCTGAACACCTGACGCCGCAGGCGAAGATCACCCAGCAACTGCGCTTCATCTTCATCGGCCTGAAGCACTGGCAAGGCCTGGGCAGCACCGAGTAA
- the ureE gene encoding urease accessory protein UreE translates to MLVIHRRTEPQATWSAELHLTYEARSKSRLRCFSAEGEDVGLFLERGQPPLHDGEFLEAEDGRIVKVCARPETLLHVTCRNAFELTRAAYHLGNRHVALQVGDGWLRLLDDYVLKAMLEQLGASTDTIEAPFQPEHGAYGGGHHHSRHGDEDFNYPPRLHQFGVRP, encoded by the coding sequence ATGCTGGTGATCCACCGCAGAACCGAACCCCAAGCCACCTGGTCCGCCGAGCTGCACCTGACCTATGAGGCTCGCAGCAAAAGCCGCCTGCGCTGTTTCAGTGCCGAGGGCGAGGACGTCGGCCTGTTTCTCGAACGAGGCCAGCCGCCGCTGCACGACGGCGAGTTTCTGGAAGCCGAGGACGGGCGCATCGTCAAGGTCTGCGCTCGCCCGGAAACCCTGCTGCACGTCACCTGCCGCAATGCCTTCGAACTGACCCGCGCCGCCTATCACCTGGGCAACCGCCACGTGGCCCTGCAAGTGGGCGATGGCTGGCTGCGCCTGCTCGATGACTACGTGCTCAAGGCCATGCTCGAACAGCTGGGGGCCAGCACCGACACCATCGAAGCGCCGTTCCAGCCCGAGCACGGCGCCTATGGCGGCGGCCACCATCATTCGCGCCACGGCGATGAAGACTTCAACTACCCGCCGCGCCTGCACCAGTTCGGCGTCCGTCCATGA